The following coding sequences lie in one Halorarum halophilum genomic window:
- a CDS encoding universal stress protein codes for MTFLVPFDGSELAEAALVRATRFGAVLEERVPAVSVVPRGNADYARERGWIGPDEPFDVTAVVSGLHERVTELCPSADFRHEVVDRYAPAGTISRRIRRVAVDEGASMVFVGSENAGRLVTSLGSVGGTLASAGDYDVVIVRNPTPARIARLHEETDRRNSRSDFFLPE; via the coding sequence GTGACGTTCCTGGTCCCGTTCGACGGCTCCGAACTCGCCGAGGCGGCGCTCGTCCGCGCGACACGGTTCGGGGCCGTGCTCGAGGAACGCGTGCCCGCCGTGAGCGTCGTTCCGAGGGGGAACGCCGACTACGCCCGGGAGCGCGGCTGGATCGGGCCCGACGAACCGTTCGACGTGACGGCCGTCGTGTCCGGACTACACGAGCGCGTGACGGAACTCTGCCCGAGCGCCGACTTCCGACACGAGGTCGTCGATCGGTACGCGCCCGCCGGGACGATCTCGCGGCGAATCCGGCGCGTCGCGGTCGACGAGGGGGCGTCGATGGTGTTCGTCGGCAGCGAGAACGCCGGGCGCCTCGTCACCTCGCTCGGCAGCGTCGGCGGGACCCTCGCGTCCGCCGGCGACTACGACGTGGTCATCGTCCGGAACCCGACGCCCGCGCGGATCGCGAGGCTCCACGAGGAGACCGACCGTCGCAACTCCCGTTCCGACTTCTTCCTGCCGGAGTGA
- a CDS encoding MFS transporter — MLAHGMVHTYELSIPIFIPVWLDAFDVISLGPVELAVTSATLGVLVTIGYGLFGLGALPGGVLVDRIGSRRLITACLAGMAASFVLLGVSPGLVAVTLAMVVWGVSASVYHPAGLALISKGVEERGSGFAYHGIAGNLGIGLGPLLTAVLLLFFEWRTVAIVLAVPALLAAAYATTASFDETAAVEAATDGGDSKASSGVDSLAEFRRESARLFTGSFALVFLVVMCSGLYYRGILTFMPDLLQGIPTFSPVTVSSVVPPGLLETLGIEQVGSRRVRPGDYFYSGLLMVGVLGQFVGGKLTDRIPVERGIAGGFGLLAVLAVLFLPAANAGVVPLLVVGFVLGASLFVVQPFYQATVAEYTPAGTRGLSYGYTYLGVFGVGALGGTVAGVVLQYANPPTLFAILACFAVVASAVGVYLWRR, encoded by the coding sequence ATGCTGGCCCACGGGATGGTCCACACGTACGAGCTCTCCATCCCGATCTTCATCCCGGTCTGGCTCGACGCCTTCGACGTCATCAGCCTCGGACCGGTGGAGCTCGCCGTCACGTCCGCGACGCTCGGCGTCCTCGTCACGATCGGCTACGGACTGTTCGGCCTCGGGGCGCTGCCCGGCGGCGTTCTCGTCGACCGCATCGGCTCCCGACGGCTGATCACGGCCTGCCTCGCCGGAATGGCCGCCTCGTTCGTCCTGCTCGGCGTCTCGCCCGGGCTCGTCGCCGTCACCCTTGCGATGGTCGTCTGGGGCGTCTCCGCGTCGGTGTACCACCCCGCGGGGCTGGCGCTCATCTCGAAGGGCGTCGAGGAGCGCGGCTCCGGCTTCGCCTACCACGGGATCGCCGGCAACCTCGGCATCGGACTCGGACCGCTCCTCACCGCGGTCCTCCTGCTGTTCTTCGAGTGGCGGACGGTCGCCATCGTGCTCGCGGTTCCCGCCCTCCTCGCGGCCGCGTACGCGACGACCGCGAGCTTCGACGAGACAGCGGCCGTCGAGGCCGCAACGGACGGCGGCGACTCGAAGGCCTCCTCGGGGGTCGACTCGCTCGCGGAGTTCCGTCGCGAGAGCGCCCGGCTGTTCACCGGCTCCTTCGCGCTCGTGTTCCTCGTCGTGATGTGTTCCGGGCTGTACTACCGCGGCATCCTGACGTTCATGCCCGACCTGCTCCAGGGGATCCCGACGTTCTCCCCCGTCACCGTCTCGTCGGTCGTTCCGCCGGGACTCCTGGAGACGCTGGGTATCGAGCAAGTCGGCTCGCGGCGGGTCCGTCCGGGCGACTACTTCTACTCCGGGCTGTTGATGGTCGGCGTCCTCGGGCAGTTCGTCGGCGGAAAGTTGACCGACCGCATCCCCGTGGAACGCGGCATCGCCGGCGGCTTCGGCCTGCTCGCGGTGCTCGCGGTGCTGTTCCTCCCCGCGGCGAACGCCGGCGTCGTCCCCCTGCTCGTGGTCGGGTTCGTGCTCGGCGCGTCGCTGTTCGTCGTCCAGCCGTTCTACCAGGCCACCGTCGCGGAGTACACCCCCGCCGGCACGCGCGGACTCTCGTACGGCTACACCTATCTCGGGGTGTTCGGCGTCGGCGCGCTCGGCGGCACCGTCGCCGGCGTCGTCCTCCAGTACGCGAACCCGCCGACGCTGTTCGCGATCCTCGCCTGCTTCGCCGTCGTCGCCTCCGCGGTCGGGGTGTACCTCTGGCGGCGCTGA
- a CDS encoding DUF5785 family protein, whose translation MSTHDWPHDPDGEEGSEGRRKYGHAVLVKKIDEEDDFPLRAGDYADEFGDHPVRLDADTVVSVADIFAGIDDDAEYDDIVAFHKAVGAAMREQGYWTYEGADAFVR comes from the coding sequence ATGAGCACGCACGACTGGCCGCACGACCCCGACGGCGAGGAGGGGAGCGAGGGACGCCGGAAGTACGGACACGCGGTACTCGTGAAGAAGATCGACGAGGAGGACGACTTCCCGCTCCGCGCCGGCGACTACGCCGACGAGTTCGGCGACCACCCGGTCCGACTCGACGCCGACACCGTCGTCTCCGTCGCCGACATCTTCGCGGGCATCGACGACGACGCCGAGTACGACGACATCGTCGCCTTCCACAAGGCGGTCGGCGCCGCGATGCGCGAACAGGGGTACTGGACGTACGAGGGCGCCGACGCCTTCGTCCGGTAG
- the udk gene encoding uridine kinase has translation MTYPSFVVGIAGGTGAGKTTVARLITENVEDSVTRIPLDNYYRDLSHLDLEEREEVNYDHPDAFEWGLLREHLELLLSGQPVEMPQYDFEIHNRADETVTVEPTDVIVVEGILGLYDDAINDMLDLRLYVETDADVRILRRIERDVVQRGRDLEGVIGQYLSTVKPMHEQFIEPTKKHADLIIPEGANSMAVNLLQERLQNEVDGDATRTWERGALEKHVTGSRIDGE, from the coding sequence ATGACGTACCCCTCGTTCGTCGTCGGCATCGCCGGGGGTACCGGTGCCGGCAAGACCACCGTCGCGCGGCTCATCACCGAGAACGTGGAGGACTCGGTGACGCGCATCCCGCTCGACAACTACTACAGGGACCTCTCGCACCTCGACCTCGAGGAGCGCGAGGAGGTCAACTACGACCACCCGGACGCGTTCGAGTGGGGGCTCCTGCGCGAGCACCTCGAACTGCTCCTGTCGGGTCAGCCGGTCGAGATGCCCCAGTACGACTTCGAGATCCACAACCGCGCCGACGAGACCGTCACCGTCGAGCCGACCGACGTCATCGTCGTCGAGGGCATCCTCGGGCTGTACGACGACGCCATCAACGACATGCTCGACCTCCGTCTCTACGTGGAGACGGACGCCGACGTGCGCATCCTCCGGCGCATCGAACGCGACGTGGTCCAGCGTGGCCGGGACCTCGAGGGCGTCATCGGCCAGTACCTCTCGACGGTGAAACCGATGCACGAGCAGTTCATCGAGCCGACGAAGAAGCACGCCGACCTCATCATCCCCGAGGGGGCGAACTCGATGGCGGTCAACCTCCTGCAGGAGCGGCTCCAGAACGAGGTCGACGGCGACGCAACGCGCACCTGGGAGCGCGGCGCGCTCGAGAAGCACGTGACCGGCTCCCGCATCGACGGCGAGTAG
- a CDS encoding DUF3054 domain-containing protein: MAVADFLDRRVDAGALPLALGDVLVILAFIYAGSLRHESVAFPPAGVGDLTTLLAIAAPFLIGWVIVAPLVGAYSAGALESAKASVPLTIRSWIPAAILGLVIRATPWVEGGVQVVFAVVMLLVGTVCLGLWRVVAARFV; encoded by the coding sequence ATGGCAGTCGCCGACTTCCTCGACCGCCGGGTGGACGCGGGGGCGCTCCCGCTGGCACTCGGCGACGTCCTGGTCATCCTGGCGTTCATCTACGCCGGATCGCTCCGTCACGAAAGCGTCGCGTTCCCGCCCGCCGGCGTCGGGGACCTGACCACGTTGCTCGCGATCGCCGCGCCGTTCCTGATCGGCTGGGTGATCGTCGCGCCGCTGGTCGGGGCGTACTCGGCGGGGGCGCTCGAATCCGCGAAGGCGTCGGTTCCGCTCACCATCCGCTCGTGGATCCCGGCCGCGATCCTCGGGCTCGTCATCCGGGCGACGCCGTGGGTCGAAGGGGGCGTCCAGGTCGTCTTCGCCGTGGTGATGCTCCTCGTCGGCACAGTCTGCCTGGGTCTGTGGCGGGTCGTCGCCGCGCGGTTCGTGTAG
- a CDS encoding class I SAM-dependent methyltransferase, with protein MFGPGDVRFFDTIAGLYDRTMPAAGTADLQAGLAFAHRPLERVLDVGGGTGRAARALRPRGIEPTVVDLSAGMLARARAVGHPAIRADVGALPVRDGVADAVVVADALHHFPSPGTALAECARVLAPGGVLVVREFDPTTRRGRALASLEHLTGMDSQFFAPDDLADSLAAEGLRSYVVQPGFGYTVVGVKPTDEDGS; from the coding sequence ATGTTCGGCCCGGGCGACGTTCGCTTCTTCGACACGATCGCGGGACTGTACGACCGCACGATGCCTGCGGCCGGCACTGCGGACCTCCAGGCGGGCCTCGCGTTCGCCCATCGCCCGCTCGAACGAGTCCTCGACGTGGGCGGCGGGACCGGACGCGCCGCCCGGGCGCTCCGGCCGCGGGGGATCGAGCCGACCGTCGTCGACCTCTCGGCCGGGATGCTCGCTCGCGCCCGGGCCGTCGGCCACCCCGCGATCAGGGCCGACGTCGGGGCGCTCCCCGTCCGCGACGGGGTCGCCGACGCGGTCGTCGTCGCTGACGCGCTACACCACTTCCCGTCGCCCGGGACGGCGCTCGCCGAGTGCGCCCGCGTCCTCGCGCCGGGCGGGGTGCTCGTCGTCCGGGAGTTCGATCCGACGACCCGCCGCGGCCGTGCCCTGGCCTCGCTCGAACACCTTACCGGGATGGACTCCCAGTTCTTCGCTCCCGACGACCTGGCCGACTCGCTCGCGGCCGAGGGACTGCGGAGTTACGTCGTCCAGCCGGGTTTCGGCTACACGGTCGTCGGCGTGAAGCCCACCGATGAGGACGGTTCGTAG